A genomic region of Parambassis ranga chromosome 7, fParRan2.1, whole genome shotgun sequence contains the following coding sequences:
- the ampd1 gene encoding AMP deaminase 1 isoform X3, with product MPKVLMPGTQKTDDKMRAFAEKVFASETKDENVRDEISMFDVAEDCPILHQELAHHLQTEDDAEKRKRLQRCRTMVVPTVAKEKAAAHVETVEVDMPTYLEVPDFQRVATIGDYAAGVTLDDFELSCKGLYRALTIREKYMRLAYQRFPRTASQYLREIEGETFKVEDQVQPVFTTPPKNGEDPFDTKDLPKNLGMVARMKDGLIYVYNDAAAADKHQPKDLPHPDYNTFIDDMNFLIALIAQGPTKTYTHRRLKFLMSKFNVHEMLNEMEEMRELKINPHRDFYNCRKVDTHIHAAACMNQKHLLRFIKKSYRVDCDRVVHNLKGREVTMKELFETLKLHPYDLTVDSLDVHAGRQTFQRFDKFNAKYNPVGASELRDLYLKTENHIQGEYFATIIKEVSSDLEDAKYQYAEPRLSIYGCNPNEWTKLSGWFVKHRVFSPNLKWMIQVPRIYDIFRGRNFVPHFGKMLENIFLPVFQATIDPHSNPELSIFLKHVTGFDSVDDESKHSGHMFSTKSPKPEEWDIVKNPSYTYYIYYMYANIAVLNQLRRQRGMNTFTFRPHCGEAGAVTHLLASFMTADNISHGLNLKKSPVLQYLYFLSQIPIAMSPLSNNSLFLEYAKNPLLEFHQKGLVVSLSTDDPMQFHYTKEPLMEEYAIAAQVFKLSTCDMCEIARNSVLQSALSHEEKVHFLGKDYLKEGPEGNDIRKTNVAQIRMAYRFETLIYELNLIKEGLKSE from the exons ATGCCTAAAGTCTTGATGCCAG GTACCCAGA AGACGGATGACAAGATGAGGGCCTTCGCGGAGAAGGTCTTTGCGTCTGAGACCAAAGATGAGAACGTCCGCGATGAGATCTCCATGTTTGATGTGGCTGAGGACTGCCCCATCCTGCATCAGGAGCTGGCCCACCATCTGCAAACTGAAGATGATGCTGAGAAACG CAAGAGGCTTCAGCGCTGCCGCACCATGGTGGTGCCCACTGTAGCTAAGGAGAAGGCTGCGGCCCACGTAGAGACAGTGGAGGTGGACATGCCTACCTACCTGGAAGTGCCGGACTTCCAGAGGGTGGCCACCATCGGAGACTATGCTGCTGGG GTGACTTTGGATGACTTTGAGCTGTCCTGTAAGGGTCTGTACCGTGCCTTGACCATCAGGGAGAAGTACATGAGGCTGGCCTACCAGCGCTTTCCAAGGACTGCCTCCCAGTACCTGCGTGAAATTGAGGGAGAGACCTTCAAAGTTGAGGACCAGGTGCAGCCAG TCTTTACAACTCCCCCAAAGAATGGTGAAGACCCGTTTGACACCAAAGACCTGCCGAAGAATCTGGGCATGGTTGCCCGTATGAAGGACGGTCTCATCTACGTGTACAACGACGCAGCAGCTGCTGACAAGCATCAGCCCAAAGACCTGCCCCACCCAGACTACAACACCTTCATTGATGACATGAACTTCCTCATTGCTCTCATTGCACAGGGCCCCAC TAAGACTTACACTCACCGCCGCCTGAAGTTCCTCATGTCTAAGTTCAACGTGCACGAGATGCTGAATGAGATGGAGGAGATGAGGGAGCTGAAGATTAACCCTCACAGGGATTTCTACAACTGTAGGAAG GTGGACACCCACATCCACGCTGCTGCCTGCATGAACCAGAAGCACCTGCTGCGCTTCATCAAAAAGTCCTACCGGGTGGACTGTGACCGTGTGGTACACAACCTCAAAGGGAGGGAGGTGACCATGAAGGAGCTTTTTGAGACCCTCAAGCTGCATCCCTACGACCTCACCGTGGACTCGCTGGATGTGCATGCT GGCAGACAAACCTTCCAGCGTTTTGATAAGTTCAATGCCAAATACAACCCTGTGGGAGCCAGCGAGCTGCGTGACCTGTACCTGAAGACCGAGAATCACATTCAGGGAGAATACTTTGCCACCATCATCAAG GAAGTATCCAGTGACCTGGAAGATGCCAAGTACCAGTATGCTGAGCCTCGTCTGTCCATCTATGGCTGCAACCCCAACGAGTGGACCAAGCTCTCCGGCTGGTTCGTCAAGCACAGAGTCTTCTCCCCAAACCTCAAGTGGATGATTCAAGTGCCCAGGATCTA TGACATCTTCAGGGGCAGGAACTTTGTCCCCCACTTTGGCAAGATGCTGGAGAACATTTTCCTTCCCGTCTTCCAGGCCACCATCGACCCACACTCCAACCCTGAACTCAGCATCTTCCTCAAGCAT GTGACGGGCTTCGACAGCGTGGACGATGAGTCCAAACACAGTGGCCACATGTTCTCAACTAAGAGCCCCAAACCAGAGGAATGGGACATCGTCAAGAACCCCTCCTACACCTACTACATCTATTACATGTATGCCAACATTGCTGTTCTCAACCAGCTCCGCAG GCAGAGGGGGATGAACACGTTCACGTTCAGGCCTCACTGCGGTGAGGCCGGCGCCGTCACTCACCTGCTGGCTTCATTCATGACTGCTGACAACATCTCTCACGGTCTTAACCTCAAAAAG AGCCCCGTGCTGCAGTACCTGTACTTCCTGTCCCAGATCCCCATTGCCATGTCTCCCTTGAGCAACAACAGCCTGTTCCTGGAGTATGCCAAGAACCCCCTGCTGGAGTTCCACCAGAAAGGCCTGGTGGTGTCTCTGTCCACCGATGACCCCATGCAGTTCCACTACACAAAG GAGCCCTTGATGGAGGAATATGCCATTGCCGCCCAGGTCTTCAAGCTCAGCACCTGTGACATGTGTGAGATCGCTAGGAACAGTGTGCTGCAGAGCGCACTGTCTCATGAG gaAAAAGTCCACTTCCTGGGTAAGGATTACCTGAAAGAGGGTCCGGAGGGCAATGACATTCGTAAGACCAACGTGGCCCAGATCCGTATGGCATATCGCTTTGAGACCCTGATTTACGAGCTAAACCTCATCAAGGAGGGCTTGAAGTCTGAGTAA
- the ampd1 gene encoding AMP deaminase 1 isoform X5 — translation MPKVLMPEGETDDKMRAFAEKVFASETKDENVRDEISMFDVAEDCPILHQELAHHLQTEDDAEKRKRLQRCRTMVVPTVAKEKAAAHVETVEVDMPTYLEVPDFQRVATIGDYAAGVTLDDFELSCKGLYRALTIREKYMRLAYQRFPRTASQYLREIEGETFKVEDQVQPVFTTPPKNGEDPFDTKDLPKNLGMVARMKDGLIYVYNDAAAADKHQPKDLPHPDYNTFIDDMNFLIALIAQGPTKTYTHRRLKFLMSKFNVHEMLNEMEEMRELKINPHRDFYNCRKVDTHIHAAACMNQKHLLRFIKKSYRVDCDRVVHNLKGREVTMKELFETLKLHPYDLTVDSLDVHAGRQTFQRFDKFNAKYNPVGASELRDLYLKTENHIQGEYFATIIKEVSSDLEDAKYQYAEPRLSIYGCNPNEWTKLSGWFVKHRVFSPNLKWMIQVPRIYDIFRGRNFVPHFGKMLENIFLPVFQATIDPHSNPELSIFLKHVTGFDSVDDESKHSGHMFSTKSPKPEEWDIVKNPSYTYYIYYMYANIAVLNQLRRQRGMNTFTFRPHCGEAGAVTHLLASFMTADNISHGLNLKKSPVLQYLYFLSQIPIAMSPLSNNSLFLEYAKNPLLEFHQKGLVVSLSTDDPMQFHYTKEPLMEEYAIAAQVFKLSTCDMCEIARNSVLQSALSHEEKVHFLGKDYLKEGPEGNDIRKTNVAQIRMAYRFETLIYELNLIKEGLKSE, via the exons ATGCCTAAAGTCTTGATGCCAG AGGGCG AGACGGATGACAAGATGAGGGCCTTCGCGGAGAAGGTCTTTGCGTCTGAGACCAAAGATGAGAACGTCCGCGATGAGATCTCCATGTTTGATGTGGCTGAGGACTGCCCCATCCTGCATCAGGAGCTGGCCCACCATCTGCAAACTGAAGATGATGCTGAGAAACG CAAGAGGCTTCAGCGCTGCCGCACCATGGTGGTGCCCACTGTAGCTAAGGAGAAGGCTGCGGCCCACGTAGAGACAGTGGAGGTGGACATGCCTACCTACCTGGAAGTGCCGGACTTCCAGAGGGTGGCCACCATCGGAGACTATGCTGCTGGG GTGACTTTGGATGACTTTGAGCTGTCCTGTAAGGGTCTGTACCGTGCCTTGACCATCAGGGAGAAGTACATGAGGCTGGCCTACCAGCGCTTTCCAAGGACTGCCTCCCAGTACCTGCGTGAAATTGAGGGAGAGACCTTCAAAGTTGAGGACCAGGTGCAGCCAG TCTTTACAACTCCCCCAAAGAATGGTGAAGACCCGTTTGACACCAAAGACCTGCCGAAGAATCTGGGCATGGTTGCCCGTATGAAGGACGGTCTCATCTACGTGTACAACGACGCAGCAGCTGCTGACAAGCATCAGCCCAAAGACCTGCCCCACCCAGACTACAACACCTTCATTGATGACATGAACTTCCTCATTGCTCTCATTGCACAGGGCCCCAC TAAGACTTACACTCACCGCCGCCTGAAGTTCCTCATGTCTAAGTTCAACGTGCACGAGATGCTGAATGAGATGGAGGAGATGAGGGAGCTGAAGATTAACCCTCACAGGGATTTCTACAACTGTAGGAAG GTGGACACCCACATCCACGCTGCTGCCTGCATGAACCAGAAGCACCTGCTGCGCTTCATCAAAAAGTCCTACCGGGTGGACTGTGACCGTGTGGTACACAACCTCAAAGGGAGGGAGGTGACCATGAAGGAGCTTTTTGAGACCCTCAAGCTGCATCCCTACGACCTCACCGTGGACTCGCTGGATGTGCATGCT GGCAGACAAACCTTCCAGCGTTTTGATAAGTTCAATGCCAAATACAACCCTGTGGGAGCCAGCGAGCTGCGTGACCTGTACCTGAAGACCGAGAATCACATTCAGGGAGAATACTTTGCCACCATCATCAAG GAAGTATCCAGTGACCTGGAAGATGCCAAGTACCAGTATGCTGAGCCTCGTCTGTCCATCTATGGCTGCAACCCCAACGAGTGGACCAAGCTCTCCGGCTGGTTCGTCAAGCACAGAGTCTTCTCCCCAAACCTCAAGTGGATGATTCAAGTGCCCAGGATCTA TGACATCTTCAGGGGCAGGAACTTTGTCCCCCACTTTGGCAAGATGCTGGAGAACATTTTCCTTCCCGTCTTCCAGGCCACCATCGACCCACACTCCAACCCTGAACTCAGCATCTTCCTCAAGCAT GTGACGGGCTTCGACAGCGTGGACGATGAGTCCAAACACAGTGGCCACATGTTCTCAACTAAGAGCCCCAAACCAGAGGAATGGGACATCGTCAAGAACCCCTCCTACACCTACTACATCTATTACATGTATGCCAACATTGCTGTTCTCAACCAGCTCCGCAG GCAGAGGGGGATGAACACGTTCACGTTCAGGCCTCACTGCGGTGAGGCCGGCGCCGTCACTCACCTGCTGGCTTCATTCATGACTGCTGACAACATCTCTCACGGTCTTAACCTCAAAAAG AGCCCCGTGCTGCAGTACCTGTACTTCCTGTCCCAGATCCCCATTGCCATGTCTCCCTTGAGCAACAACAGCCTGTTCCTGGAGTATGCCAAGAACCCCCTGCTGGAGTTCCACCAGAAAGGCCTGGTGGTGTCTCTGTCCACCGATGACCCCATGCAGTTCCACTACACAAAG GAGCCCTTGATGGAGGAATATGCCATTGCCGCCCAGGTCTTCAAGCTCAGCACCTGTGACATGTGTGAGATCGCTAGGAACAGTGTGCTGCAGAGCGCACTGTCTCATGAG gaAAAAGTCCACTTCCTGGGTAAGGATTACCTGAAAGAGGGTCCGGAGGGCAATGACATTCGTAAGACCAACGTGGCCCAGATCCGTATGGCATATCGCTTTGAGACCCTGATTTACGAGCTAAACCTCATCAAGGAGGGCTTGAAGTCTGAGTAA